In Longimicrobiales bacterium, a genomic segment contains:
- a CDS encoding D-amino acid aminotransferase, with protein MSTVYLNGSFMPKDEAKISPDDRGFLLGDGLYEVTPFYEGVSFGFDRHLERLRKGLAWLRIDFDVESLIDMHHGLIEKNGLKGVDRSMVYMQLTRGAAPRTHYFPEGDVIPTIYASAKEWSRPSDEVWQRGFTAVTVPDRRWSRVDIKTICLLPNAMAFQDAKDRGADDAILVRDGVAIEGAHQNFWGVYGGAVVTHPTTGHILPGITRAIVLEEARAAGIPVEERPIQVEDLPCADELFFTGTTGEVRPISQVDGVTIGAGGVGPITQRLSDAFLALVDAVKEGAATAAS; from the coding sequence ATGAGCACGGTCTACCTGAACGGGTCCTTCATGCCGAAGGACGAAGCGAAGATTTCTCCGGACGACCGTGGCTTTTTGCTCGGGGACGGACTCTACGAAGTGACTCCGTTCTACGAGGGGGTGTCGTTCGGTTTCGATCGACATTTAGAACGGCTGAGGAAGGGCCTCGCATGGCTCAGAATCGACTTCGACGTCGAATCCCTGATCGACATGCATCATGGCCTCATCGAGAAGAACGGCCTCAAGGGTGTGGACCGGTCGATGGTCTACATGCAGCTCACGCGAGGGGCCGCACCGCGTACGCATTATTTCCCTGAGGGCGACGTGATCCCAACGATCTACGCCTCCGCGAAAGAGTGGAGTCGTCCGTCGGATGAAGTTTGGCAGCGTGGCTTTACGGCCGTAACGGTGCCGGATCGGCGATGGAGCCGTGTGGATATAAAGACCATTTGCCTCCTGCCGAATGCGATGGCGTTTCAGGACGCGAAGGACAGGGGGGCGGATGACGCGATTCTCGTTCGAGATGGCGTGGCGATTGAGGGTGCACATCAGAATTTCTGGGGTGTGTACGGCGGGGCGGTCGTCACTCATCCGACGACGGGGCACATCCTCCCCGGCATTACGCGTGCGATCGTGCTCGAGGAAGCACGGGCGGCTGGGATCCCCGTTGAGGAGCGTCCGATCCAGGTAGAAGACCTGCCCTGTGCTGATGAGCTCTTCTTCACCGGTACCACCGGCGAAGTGCGGCCGATTTCGCAGGTCGACGGGGTTACGATCGGCGCCGGGGGAGTGGGGCCGATCACCCAGAGGCTGTCGGACGCGTTCCTGGCCCTTGTGGACGCTGTGAAGGAGGGCGCGGCCACGGCCGCCTCCTGA
- a CDS encoding PspA/IM30 family protein, translated as MGIFTKLSTVIKSNINDLISRAENPEKMLNQIISDMREQLARAKRDVAAAIADERKLKAQLEAEVKQQRDWQHRAMLAVKEGRDDLAKQALLRQQEHAERAMALKQTWEAQAAETENLKGSLRQLNDKIEEARRKRNLLIAKQKRAQAQRRIHETMSGLSDTSAFEAFNRMADKIEEEERQSVAHAEVNAELGGDTLESEFTRLESGSGGAGVEDQLLALKAEMGLIAAPQAEAPKQLEAGDDEPAAAAHASPVEEADVEVDSEEEANSIPEAELLSEFDKLEGRTEN; from the coding sequence ATGGGCATCTTCACGAAGTTGTCGACGGTCATCAAATCGAACATCAACGATCTCATCTCTCGGGCGGAAAATCCCGAGAAGATGCTCAATCAGATCATTTCGGACATGCGCGAGCAGTTGGCGCGTGCCAAGCGTGATGTGGCTGCGGCCATTGCCGATGAGCGGAAGCTCAAGGCACAGCTTGAGGCCGAGGTCAAACAGCAACGCGACTGGCAGCACCGAGCGATGCTGGCGGTCAAGGAAGGACGCGATGACCTAGCGAAGCAGGCGCTGCTGCGTCAGCAGGAACACGCCGAGCGGGCGATGGCCCTCAAGCAGACCTGGGAAGCTCAGGCGGCTGAAACGGAGAACCTCAAGGGCTCGCTCCGTCAACTGAACGACAAGATCGAGGAGGCCCGCCGCAAGCGTAATCTCCTCATCGCCAAGCAGAAGAGGGCCCAGGCGCAGCGTCGGATCCACGAGACGATGTCGGGCCTGTCGGATACATCGGCGTTTGAGGCCTTCAACCGTATGGCCGACAAGATCGAAGAAGAGGAGCGGCAGAGCGTGGCTCATGCCGAGGTCAACGCCGAACTGGGCGGGGACACGCTCGAGTCCGAGTTCACTCGTCTCGAATCTGGGTCGGGTGGAGCGGGTGTCGAAGATCAGTTGCTCGCACTGAAGGCTGAGATGGGCCTGATCGCGGCACCTCAGGCCGAAGCACCCAAACAGCTCGAAGCGGGGGACGATGAGCCGGCCGCAGCCGCGCATGCGTCCCCCGTGGAAGAGGCCGATGTCGAAGTCGATTCGGAGGAAGAAGCGAACTCGATTCCGGAGGCGGAGTTGCTCTCCGAGTTCGACAAGCTCGAGGGGCGGACGGAGAACTAG
- a CDS encoding YbjN domain-containing protein, whose translation MVSREDLESFLIRMDLEYEEVDEGMYLTRGEDGGAPVVVHHADALLLIRMKVMDMPEEGSNSLALYRTLLELNANEIVHGAYGIEDGDLILSDTLELETLDFLEIQASIESITLAAATHMEQIRNLANGAEG comes from the coding sequence ATGGTTAGCCGAGAGGATCTGGAGAGCTTCCTGATTCGCATGGACCTCGAATACGAAGAGGTCGACGAGGGGATGTATCTCACTCGGGGTGAGGACGGAGGCGCTCCCGTGGTCGTACATCACGCTGACGCTCTGCTCCTGATCCGCATGAAGGTCATGGACATGCCGGAAGAGGGGTCGAACAGTCTCGCTCTCTACCGGACGCTACTCGAGCTTAATGCGAATGAGATCGTTCACGGTGCTTACGGCATCGAAGATGGCGACCTGATTTTAAGCGACACGCTGGAGCTGGAGACGCTCGACTTCCTCGAGATCCAGGCTTCGATAGAGTCGATTACGCTCGCTGCCGCCACGCACATGGAGCAGATCCGCAACCTCGCCAACGGGGCGGAGGGCTAA